AGTCCCGGTGGCTGAGCCACATCGCGCGGGCGAAGCGATACCGGTCCGCGGCCTCCGACTCCATCTCCCGCAACTCCTCTCGTGACATCAGCCATCCGATGCGAACGACGACGATGTCGAGATCGTACCGGTCGGCATTGTAGGAACAGAGCGCCTCGGTAGCGACTTTGGCGACGCCGTAGTAGGAGTCCGGTCGCGGCGGCGTCTCCGTATCGATGGTCGTCGTCGGATTCTCGACAGTCGATTCGAACCTCGATGGATCGTCGCGGTTGTACATCCCGTGGACGTGGGCCGAACTCGCCATGACGACGCGGTCGAGGTCGTTCTCGCGGGCGGCCGCCATCGCGTTCGTCGTGATCCGGAGGTTCGCCTCCTCACCCTCGCTCCAGTCTGAACGTTCCCCCGGAACCCACGCGAGGTGGACGAGCACGTCGACACCGTCAAGCGCATCGACGAAGGCATCTCTGTCCGTAGCGTCGAGCAATTCACTGCTCATCTCCTCGTGTTCGTGGTGTGTCAACAGAGTGAGC
The DNA window shown above is from Haloarchaeobius litoreus and carries:
- a CDS encoding NAD-dependent epimerase/dehydratase family protein gives rise to the protein MHVAITGAAGKVGRVAVGAFDRDQLTLLTHHEHEEMSSELLDATDRDAFVDALDGVDVLVHLAWVPGERSDWSEGEEANLRITTNAMAAARENDLDRVVMASSAHVHGMYNRDDPSRFESTVENPTTTIDTETPPRPDSYYGVAKVATEALCSYNADRYDLDIVVVRIGWLMSREELREMESEAADRYRFARAMWLSHRDCRALLRAAAKTPIDHSPVIAHGISANGDRYLTLTETMQHLDYRPQDDSAAVLD